AAGTAGTAGAAGAATTAATTTCAAGTAAGTCTATGCAAAGGCTAAAAGGCATTCATCAAAATGGCGCAAGTTACTTAATGAACGAGAAATGGAATGTAACGCGCTTTGATCATTCAGTTGGTGTTATGTTATTAGTTAAAAAACTAGGTGGTTCAGTAAAAGAACAGATTGCTAGTTTACTGCATGACGTATCACATACTGCTTTTTCCCATGTGATTGATTACGTTTTTGATAATGAAGATGAAAGTTATCATGAAGAGATATTTAGTTCTGTTGTGAAAAACTCAGAAATTCCAGCGATCCTTGCGAAGCATGGTTATAACTATGAAGATATTTTATTAGATGATTCGAAGTGGACATTACTGGAAAGGTCAGCGCCCGAATTATGCGCAGATCGAGTAGATTATACGTTACGAGATATGTATACATACGGATATATTTCTTTAGAAGAGGTTCATAGATTTTTAGAGGATATTATTGCAGTAGAGGGGAAAATGGTTGTTCAAAGTGTCGAAATGGCAGAATGGTTTACAGAAACGTATTACAAAGAAGTAATTGATTTCTTTATGAAACCAATGAATATTTACGGAAACGATATGTTAGCGAAAACGTTAAAGTTATCTCTTCATAAAAAGGTTATTCATGCAGATGATTTTCTTCTTGAAGATGAGGAGCTTATTTCGAAATTGCAGCAATGTAATGACCCCGAAGTAGAAGCTTTATTAAGCAAAGTTCATCCAAATGTAAAGGTAAAAGAAGATAGAAACGATTATGATTTACATCAGAAAAATAAAGTGCGTCTTATTGATCCGCCGTTACTTCGTGAAGGGAAAATCGTTCAGTCATCTGTTGTGTCAGAAAACATAAGACAGATAAGTGATATTGCTTATGAAAAAGCGGTGAGAGGGATGTATGTGAAAGTGATTTCGAATTAAAAAAGAAGTAGCGCATCGTTTTTAGAGCGCTACTTCTTTTTTATTAATGATCAAACCAATTCCAAATCTCAATATCTCCAAGAGTCGCATAACGTACGTGCGGGGAGTTTTGTAATTTTAATAACTCTTTCGATGGACCAGTAATAACAATTCCGTATACTTTTACACCGTTGTCCTTTACATATTGATAACGTTTATCTAAGTTTAGTTCTTTCTCAGAAAGCGCTGCTATTTTGCTTACCGTTTTTTTATGGATAGAAAGGATGCGCATCATTTCGGTTACTTTGTCTTCTTGCGTTTTCTGCCCGTCAGTTTCATTATCGAGGAATCTTACATGTTCTGGAAACCCTATAGCTTCTCCGCCATGTAGGATATAGTCATCTACATTTTTTCTTTCTTGTCCTGTATCTAAAGCGTACCATAAAGGAGTTGGAGGGAGTTCTTGTGCCTCGAATATGCTATATAAAAGCGGTTCTAATTCTTTTAAAGTGTAAGCTTTATCAAAAGAAATTGCTACTTCTGCAACGGTTCCATCATGTACTTTTGCAAGTGTATCCCATACTTTTTTTGATGAATCCTTTAAATAATCACCCTGCTCTGTTTTTGGATGAACAAAGAAGAGTTTTGGTTGATAGAACGGATTCATCCAAGTTCGCTTCGTAACATCTACAGATGATAAGAAGCTTTTTGTTTCTATTGTACCGAGGGGCATTTCTTTTTTACCGACGGTTCGTACTAAATCAAATTGGCTATTCGTACGGAAAAAAGCTTCTACACTTGTTCCGCCTCCCATAACACGGCTATTTGGGATCGTTGCTTCAAGTGCAAGCGAAGGAACCTCTCTAATTTCTTCTAGCCTTTTATCATTATTAGCTTGAAAATAAAAGGCTGATAATACCCCGCCGATTATATAGATAACGATGCAAATTGATAATATAAAACCAAACGTTTGTAAACGATGTTTCCACTTAATTCTCCAAAAAGGAATTTTAAGATTTTTTGGAGGTAACTTTTTCTTAATTGGTTCTGTTTTTGTTAACAGCTCATCTAAGTAAGCTTCACACTCTTCACATGACTCAATATGACTTTCTAACAGTTCTTGTTCATCATGCGTGAGCGTTCCATTTTCATACTTCTTCCATAGTTTTTTAAATTCTGTACAACCCATCCGTATCACTCCTTTATGCTTTTCGTGTCTTTCCGTCCCCTGTGTAATTCAATTTTCACTTTCGCTAATGAGAGACCAGTCATTTCTGCTATTTCCTTATAGGAGAATCCATAGTAATCTCGTAGTAGTAGGACATTTCGTCTTTCGAGCGGAAGAGCGTATAAACTGTCTAACCAACTAGCAATCTCATGTTTTACGAAATATTCATGTTCTGTACTTGGCACGTTTGGTAAATGGAATTCTTCCACTGTAGTTGTTTTATACTTTTTTTCTTTTCGATACCAATCGATAAAGGCATTGTAGGCAATTGTAAATAACCACGGCCTAATTTCTTCTCCTTTATAATAGTCAATATGGACGAGCATTCGGTAAAATGTTTCTTGCATGAGATCTTCCGCATAGTGGGAATCTCCGGTTAGGGAGAGAAGATAGCGAAATAAATCTTGCATATGCTCTGAGTAAATTTCTTCTAATGATTGTTTACGTTTCACTACATTTCCCTCCCTTCATACATAACAACGAAATACATATAAAAAAGTTACAATTTTTTATGGAATTATAGTAAAAAACGTCAAGAATTGGATTGCGTTCTCTTTTATCATAATACATATAAGGCGGGTGAACAGAGATGGAAAGCTATGAAACACAAATTCAAAGGTCAATTGATTATATTGAGGAAGATGTAATGGAAAAACAAACGCTGCGTAATTTAGCGCGGGTTGCAGGTTTTTCTGAGTCTCATTTTCATCGTGTATTTCAGGCGTTAGTAGGTGATACGGTAATGGAGTATGTTCGAAAGAGGAGGTTAGCCCGGGCAGCTTATCAACTTTCTCATACGGATGAAAAAGTTATTGATATCGCGTTTGAACATGGCTTTCAATCTCACGAAACGTTCACAAGAGCCTTTAAAAAATTATTTCAAATGACACCGAGTGAATATCGAAAACAAGAAATCGAAACACCGATGTATTACAGAGTAAATGTAAAGCAAAGAAAATTAAATCCGTATTTAGGAGGCATACAAATGGAATATCGTATTGTAAATAAACCAGAATTTTTAGTGGCGGGTTATGAACTGAAGACGACAAGTAAAGAAGGGAAAAACCATCAAGACATTCCAGCATTTTGGCAAGAATATTTACAAAAAGATCTTGGAACGACGATTCCGAATCGTAAAGATACGAGCCAATGGGTAGAGCTTGGATTATGTACTGATTTTAATTTAGAAACAGGAGACTTCACTTATATTATCGGAATGGAAGTTACAGACTTTGAAAATGTACCAAATGAAATTACAAAGCGTACTTTCCCGGCAGCAACATATGCAGTTTTTACAACGCCGAAAGTTCCTCATGAAGAAATGGTATCGTCTATCCACCAAACTTGGAATGCAGTATTCTCAGAATGGTTTCCGCATTCAGGGTATGAACATTGCGGAGTTACAGAGTTTGAACTATACGATGAGCGTTGCCACGAAGATAAGAGTGAGTTTGCACAAGTAGAGCTTTGGATACCGGTGAAGAAAAAATAATAGGGTAAGAGCGAATCATTGGGAGATGGTTCGCTTTTTCATAAAAGGGGAAATAGGAAAATGTTCAAAAAACTAGAATGTGTATCTATACATACGAAAGATATAGAAAAATCAATTTCTTTCTATAAAGAAATGGGAATGAAGCAAAACTGGATGATAGAAAGAGAACTAGAAGAAGGGGGTATTTGGACGTTAATAGGATTGAAGTTTCCAGATGAGAAAAGTTCAGAGTTAGTAATAAGCAATCATCCGGATATTAATTTTACGGAAGTCGAAGTATTAGTAGAAGATGTACAACAAACGTATGAAAGTTTAAAAGATAATAAAGATGTAAAGTGGATTCGCGAACCATTTCCAACAGAATCAGGACATGTTGCAGTAATGGAAGCACCTGATGAGAATGTGTTTGTGTTAGTAGGGAAATAGCTGAAATATGGAGTGACCTTTCATAGTGAGTTATGAAAGGTTATTTTTATCCCGCTATTTGCCGGGCAGCGCGATTGGTGAGGGCTAATAATCAATGGGGGATGAACAAAACCTCCACTGATTAAAGTTTCACTTTATAAGTGGATTGTTAAATTTGTATTGTTTTATCTGTAATACATATGAAAATGGTAAAATAAAGTAGCAATTAAATATTGCGGGTGGAAGGTTATGCCCTTTCTTCATTTTGTGAAGAAAGAAGGTGTAATCGTATGGAATTTCTTTTGCAAATTTTGTTGGAAATTCCAAAAACTATAGCTAGAGAAGGTATAGTTTTTGGATTTAAGAAATTAACGGCAAAAAAGCGCAAAAAGAAGACCACCCGTCTGCCTGCGAAGCGTGGGAAGTCTTCTAAGCGCAAATAAGCTTTAGTTGCAACCTTCCACCTTGCGGTAATTAGTTGCAGTGACGGGGTGTTGGAAGCACCTCGTCTACTTCATTTTATGCAAAACTTAGTTAGTTTATACTTCTATTTATAGTATAACAGTTTAGAAATGTATTTGTTAATAGTTTTATTTCTACTTTTACCTTGTATAGTAGGGAAGCAGGTTAGTATTGTCGGTTTTTGTCGGTAAGTCGATATATCTAGAAAATCGCTGATATAATTCGAGTTGCGCTGATATATTCAAAAAATCGCCGGTATAATTTCATATACCTCTAAAACACCTCAAAAAAAACGATCCACATAATTTCAATTGCAGTAAAATTATTCCAGGGAAGAAGAAAGACGCCACATAGCGTCTTTCCTACGAACGAAACGGAAATACAAGAATAATCGTCGTTCCTTTTCCGAGTGCACTATCAACGGAAATTGTTCCGTTATGAGCATGAACGAGCTGTTTTGTAATGGCTAGGCCAAGTCCAGTTCCGATGTTGCTTTCTTCTGTGTTTGTTCCGCGGTAATATCGTTCAAATAGAAGTTCTTTCGTTTTTTCATCCATTCCTTTTCCGTCATCTGAAATGGAGAGTGTAAAGGAATTAGCGTTTTGTGATAATTTTACGATGACAGTAGTTGTTTCGTTATTATGTTTTACAGCATTTACGAGTAAGTTTTCGATAATACGCTGGAACCATTTTTCTTCAATGAAATATTGAATTTTATTTGAGCTCGGTACGAATTCAATATTTTGATTTTGGAGTGTTGGATTGTTAATAAATTGCAATAACACTTTTTGAACGAACTGATTGATTTCAACGTTTACGTGTTGGGCAGGAAGGCTGTTATTTTTTAATTGATACGTTAAGCTTAAATCATCAATTAATGTCGTCATATATTGAGATTTCTCTTTCATAACACTACCAAATTGCTGAATATCACGATCAGTCCAGTTATATTGATTCGATTCGAGTAATAATGCGTAGCCATATATAGAGCTAAGTGGTGTTTTTAAATCATGCGTTAGACCGGTAATCCATTCTTCTCGTGTTTGCTGGAGTACTTGCCTCATCGCATCATTTTTTTTGAGTGTAATAGAAAGGTGTTCTAGTGAACTTGTTACATCTCTAAACAAACGAAATGACCATTTTTCTTTACCAGATCGCCGGAACCTGACAGGTTTTCCTTTTTTACTAATAGGTTCTTCATACTTTCCACCAGCGATATTTTTAAGCCAGCGCATCGCATGTAATAACGGTTTCCCGAATTTATTACCGTACCAAATAGAAAGAATGACTAAATAAACAAATACGATAAGAAGGATTAATCCGCATCCAATGAGAAACTTCTTAGTAAATACATCTTCAATTTCGTCATCTGGATAGTAGTGCTCATTTTTTGCAGTTACAACGAGAAGGTTGCCACTATTTGCATCGTAAAAGCTAGACGTGTTTTCTTTATGATTCCACGGCTCTTTTTCATTAAGGGCAATTTGTATCGCTGAAAATGTTTTTTTCTTTCCAGCTGGATAGGCAAAAACCTCTTCGCCATTTTGATTAAATATTTGAAGTGCTGCTTTTTCTTTAGACAGTAACTGTTTTTCTTGATCTGTTAATGTGAACGAATCCATCGTTAAAGAGGAGTGATCCTTTTGAATTGCTGTCAGTAACGCATTGCTTTTTAACATACCACCATAAATAACAAGTACTTTCTTTTCTTCTAATTCAATTTCCCAATATGTAAATTTATAATTACTTTCGATATGATGTTGTATATATGCGACTAAAGATGTCTTCGTATAAGCATTCGGAACATCATTTGGTGTATTAAAGTGGTAGAGGATTTTTCCGTTTTCATCTACAACTTGGAGCCAATCATTTTTCTCCTTTATTAAATCTTGCACTTCAGATTGTAACGAAATATGCCCATCTTCTGAAGAGATGTATCTTGAAATTGTAAAACTATCAGAATCTGGAATGTTAGGTTCGTATAAAGTACTAGTAAGAAGAAAAATTAAATAAGTAAAAGCAGCAACTACAGCGATAAGTAATGTAACTAAAACAAAAACGTGTTGCATGATAAATTGAATAATAAGTCGTTTATTAAAATTCATATCGTCACCCTACTTTGTAACGAACTTATAACCAAGCCCGCGAACGGTTTTTATATATTCTGGTTTACTTGGATCATGTTCAATTTTTTCACGTAGTTTTCGAATGTGGACCATAACAGTGTTGTCATCGCCATTATAGGCAGGTGCTCCCCAAACTTTTTCGTATATTTCCTCTTTCGAAAATACGTAGTTCGGATTCTCGCAAAAGAAGAGTAGTAGTTGAAAGAGTTGAGCGGAGCATTCGACAATGTGCCCATCTACTGTTAGTTCTGCAGAGTGCTGATCAATTTCAAATCTTCCAAATGAAATCGAGTGTGATTTTTGTTCGTGTGGTACGGTTTGTTTCATATGTCTCCGAAGCTGTGCTTTCATGCGTGCTACTACTTCTAATGGATTAAATGGTTTCGTAATATAATCATCTGCACCGTATGAAAATCCGGATATTTTATCTAAATCAGATGCTTTTGCTGATAGGAAGAAAATTGGACAATCTGTTTGTTGGCGAATGATTGGACAAATATCAAAACCAGATTGTCCAGGAAGCATTACATCTAAAATAATTAAATCGTAATTGTTTTGCTTAGTTAGAGATAAAGCCATTTCAGCTGATGTTGCAGTTGTAATATGAGAAAAGCCTTCTTTTTCAAGAATGGTAGTTAGTAATTGTAAAATTGCTGTTTCATCATCAACGAGTAAAATATTTGCTTGGTACATAAACATCCCTCCTAATTTTCTCGAATATCATATCATCATTTTGTAACTTATGGAATTTTTAAGGAAATTTTAAGGTTTTCTTTCGCAAAAAATTAAGAATCAAATGATATGATAAAAGTAACATAGGGGAGGAGATGAGTGTGAACCCGTTTCAAGTGATGCGAGCTAGATATTTTTTAATTGTATTTGCACTATTAATTTTAATAGCGAGAAGTAGTGGCGATTTGCTAACAAGTATATTTCATATACAAAATTCTTCTTTTATAAATATCCTTATATTCTATATCCTTCCGATGGTATGGATTTCTTATGAGTATAGAAAGCACCACATTTCATTTTCATTATTTGTTAATAAAAATGAAACATTTAACTTGGTACAAGTTTTATACATTACGGTTATGTTATGCATGTTTAGTTACGGGTATCTTATTTTGTATATGTATAGTTTTGCATGGATTACACCGGACTTTATTATGAACGCCCTGCATGAACCAATTGTAGATAGTACTGGGG
This DNA window, taken from Bacillus cereus ATCC 14579, encodes the following:
- a CDS encoding RNA polymerase sigma factor translates to MKRKQSLEEIYSEHMQDLFRYLLSLTGDSHYAEDLMQETFYRMLVHIDYYKGEEIRPWLFTIAYNAFIDWYRKEKKYKTTTVEEFHLPNVPSTEHEYFVKHEIASWLDSLYALPLERRNVLLLRDYYGFSYKEIAEMTGLSLAKVKIELHRGRKDTKSIKE
- a CDS encoding anti-sigma factor — translated: MGCTEFKKLWKKYENGTLTHDEQELLESHIESCEECEAYLDELLTKTEPIKKKLPPKNLKIPFWRIKWKHRLQTFGFILSICIVIYIIGGVLSAFYFQANNDKRLEEIREVPSLALEATIPNSRVMGGGTSVEAFFRTNSQFDLVRTVGKKEMPLGTIETKSFLSSVDVTKRTWMNPFYQPKLFFVHPKTEQGDYLKDSSKKVWDTLAKVHDGTVAEVAISFDKAYTLKELEPLLYSIFEAQELPPTPLWYALDTGQERKNVDDYILHGGEAIGFPEHVRFLDNETDGQKTQEDKVTEMMRILSIHKKTVSKIAALSEKELNLDKRYQYVKDNGVKVYGIVITGPSKELLKLQNSPHVRYATLGDIEIWNWFDH
- a CDS encoding VOC family protein; translation: MFKKLECVSIHTKDIEKSISFYKEMGMKQNWMIERELEEGGIWTLIGLKFPDEKSSELVISNHPDINFTEVEVLVEDVQQTYESLKDNKDVKWIREPFPTESGHVAVMEAPDENVFVLVGK
- a CDS encoding response regulator transcription factor — protein: MYQANILLVDDETAILQLLTTILEKEGFSHITTATSAEMALSLTKQNNYDLIILDVMLPGQSGFDICPIIRQQTDCPIFFLSAKASDLDKISGFSYGADDYITKPFNPLEVVARMKAQLRRHMKQTVPHEQKSHSISFGRFEIDQHSAELTVDGHIVECSAQLFQLLLFFCENPNYVFSKEEIYEKVWGAPAYNGDDNTVMVHIRKLREKIEHDPSKPEYIKTVRGLGYKFVTK
- a CDS encoding HD domain-containing protein — translated: MIISDVLYGEFEVDQVVEELISSKSMQRLKGIHQNGASYLMNEKWNVTRFDHSVGVMLLVKKLGGSVKEQIASLLHDVSHTAFSHVIDYVFDNEDESYHEEIFSSVVKNSEIPAILAKHGYNYEDILLDDSKWTLLERSAPELCADRVDYTLRDMYTYGYISLEEVHRFLEDIIAVEGKMVVQSVEMAEWFTETYYKEVIDFFMKPMNIYGNDMLAKTLKLSLHKKVIHADDFLLEDEELISKLQQCNDPEVEALLSKVHPNVKVKEDRNDYDLHQKNKVRLIDPPLLREGKIVQSSVVSENIRQISDIAYEKAVRGMYVKVISN
- a CDS encoding sensor histidine kinase; the protein is MNFNKRLIIQFIMQHVFVLVTLLIAVVAAFTYLIFLLTSTLYEPNIPDSDSFTISRYISSEDGHISLQSEVQDLIKEKNDWLQVVDENGKILYHFNTPNDVPNAYTKTSLVAYIQHHIESNYKFTYWEIELEEKKVLVIYGGMLKSNALLTAIQKDHSSLTMDSFTLTDQEKQLLSKEKAALQIFNQNGEEVFAYPAGKKKTFSAIQIALNEKEPWNHKENTSSFYDANSGNLLVVTAKNEHYYPDDEIEDVFTKKFLIGCGLILLIVFVYLVILSIWYGNKFGKPLLHAMRWLKNIAGGKYEEPISKKGKPVRFRRSGKEKWSFRLFRDVTSSLEHLSITLKKNDAMRQVLQQTREEWITGLTHDLKTPLSSIYGYALLLESNQYNWTDRDIQQFGSVMKEKSQYMTTLIDDLSLTYQLKNNSLPAQHVNVEINQFVQKVLLQFINNPTLQNQNIEFVPSSNKIQYFIEEKWFQRIIENLLVNAVKHNNETTTVIVKLSQNANSFTLSISDDGKGMDEKTKELLFERYYRGTNTEESNIGTGLGLAITKQLVHAHNGTISVDSALGKGTTIILVFPFRS
- a CDS encoding AraC family transcriptional regulator; this encodes MESYETQIQRSIDYIEEDVMEKQTLRNLARVAGFSESHFHRVFQALVGDTVMEYVRKRRLARAAYQLSHTDEKVIDIAFEHGFQSHETFTRAFKKLFQMTPSEYRKQEIETPMYYRVNVKQRKLNPYLGGIQMEYRIVNKPEFLVAGYELKTTSKEGKNHQDIPAFWQEYLQKDLGTTIPNRKDTSQWVELGLCTDFNLETGDFTYIIGMEVTDFENVPNEITKRTFPAATYAVFTTPKVPHEEMVSSIHQTWNAVFSEWFPHSGYEHCGVTEFELYDERCHEDKSEFAQVELWIPVKKK